One segment of Aquimarina sp. BL5 DNA contains the following:
- a CDS encoding co-chaperone YbbN, whose amino-acid sequence MSKFGELIGIEVPVLLDFYTEWNEPSVSMHPVLRDVAAALGDKAKVIKIDVDKNEELATALRIKGLPTLMIYKEGEMVWRQSGEQDANTLIGLMKEYV is encoded by the coding sequence ATGTCAAAGTTTGGAGAGTTAATAGGTATTGAAGTTCCGGTTCTTCTGGATTTTTATACTGAATGGAATGAACCATCTGTATCCATGCATCCCGTGTTGCGCGATGTAGCTGCTGCTCTTGGCGATAAAGCCAAAGTGATAAAGATAGATGTGGACAAAAATGAAGAATTAGCAACAGCACTTCGTATTAAAGGTCTTCCTACCTTAATGATTTACAAAGAAGGTGAGATGGTATGGAGGCAAAGTGGAGAGCAGGATGCTAATACCCTGATAGGTCTTATGAAAGAATATGTTTAA
- the infB gene encoding translation initiation factor IF-2, translating into MAEAKTMRLNKVLREFNISLDRAVDFLNSKGHEIDSRPTTKISAEIYQLLFDEFQTDKSKKVASKEVGEEKRKEKEALRVQIETEQEERRKRAEAREVVKAKAQLTGPKQVGKIELDKKKEEVAEQSEEKEAIEATETPKKEEVKEKEIEKEQVKEPEVISNRPAKKGIKIAKVAPIDLEQKKASKPVEQASAKKEPQAPQEPDVQAEPVKVETQYKKLDGPNFTGQKIDLTKFQKPPKKKEEKSDKSSDGDAKKRRRRISKEGAGKSGGPGNRGGNRGPGNRGPGNRGPGNRGPGKGKRPAVVKEEPSEEEVQKQVRETLEKLQGKSNKSKAAKYRRDKRDQHRQKAEDDVAQQEQESKVLKVTEFVTVSEVATMMDVPTTQVISACMSLGIMVTMNQRLDAETLSIVADEFGYEVDFVTSDIEESIEEIVDAPEDLVLRAPIVTVMGHVDHGKTSLLDYIREENVIAGESGGITQHIGAYGVQLANGQKIAFLDTPGHEAFTAMRARGAQVTDMAIIVIAADDDVMPQTKEAISHAQAAGVPIIFAINKVDRPEANPEKIKEKLASMNLLVEDWGGKIQSHDISAKTGQGVKELLEKVLLEAEILELKANPDRFASGTVVEAFLDKGRGYVSTILVQTGTLRVGDYVLAGKNSGKVKAMQDERGNNVKEAGPSTPVSILGLDGAPQAGDKFSVLEDEREAKDIASKRAQLHREQSVRTQRHITLDEIGRRIALGDFKELNIILKGDVDGSVEALTDSFQKLSTEEIHVNIIHKAVGAITESDVLLASASDAIIIGFNVRPAGNARQVADKEEIDIRTYSIIYDAINDLKDAMEGMLSPVMKEEITGTAEIRETFKISKVGTIAGCMVQTGKIIRNAGIRLIREGVVVYTGELSSLKRFKDDAKEVSKGYDCGLQVKNYNDIKIGDVIESFQEVAVKKKL; encoded by the coding sequence ATGGCTGAAGCAAAAACAATGAGATTAAATAAGGTATTACGCGAATTCAATATCTCGCTAGATCGGGCTGTTGACTTTTTGAATTCAAAAGGTCATGAGATAGACTCGCGTCCTACCACAAAAATTTCTGCAGAGATCTATCAGCTGTTGTTTGATGAGTTCCAGACAGACAAGAGTAAGAAAGTGGCTTCAAAAGAGGTTGGTGAGGAAAAAAGAAAAGAAAAGGAAGCGCTTCGAGTGCAGATTGAGACCGAGCAGGAGGAAAGACGCAAGCGTGCCGAAGCCCGTGAAGTTGTAAAAGCTAAAGCCCAATTAACAGGACCTAAACAAGTAGGTAAGATTGAATTGGATAAGAAGAAGGAAGAAGTTGCTGAACAGTCCGAAGAAAAAGAAGCAATAGAAGCAACTGAAACGCCTAAGAAGGAAGAGGTAAAGGAAAAAGAAATAGAAAAGGAGCAAGTAAAAGAACCTGAAGTGATTTCTAATAGACCTGCGAAAAAAGGTATAAAAATTGCAAAAGTGGCTCCTATTGATTTAGAGCAAAAGAAGGCTTCAAAACCTGTGGAGCAAGCTTCTGCAAAAAAAGAACCTCAAGCTCCTCAAGAACCGGATGTTCAGGCAGAGCCGGTTAAAGTCGAAACACAGTATAAAAAATTAGATGGGCCTAACTTTACAGGCCAGAAAATTGATTTAACTAAATTTCAGAAACCGCCGAAAAAGAAGGAAGAAAAATCCGATAAATCTTCTGATGGAGATGCGAAAAAGCGTCGTAGAAGAATAAGTAAAGAGGGTGCTGGTAAATCTGGAGGACCTGGTAATAGAGGTGGAAACCGTGGTCCAGGTAATAGAGGTCCTGGAAATCGTGGTCCCGGAAATCGTGGTCCAGGAAAAGGAAAAAGACCGGCTGTTGTTAAAGAAGAGCCGAGCGAAGAAGAAGTACAAAAGCAGGTTAGAGAAACTCTTGAAAAACTTCAAGGGAAATCAAATAAATCTAAAGCGGCTAAATATCGTAGAGATAAGCGTGATCAGCACCGTCAAAAAGCGGAAGATGATGTAGCTCAGCAAGAACAGGAAAGTAAAGTGCTTAAGGTAACAGAGTTTGTTACTGTTTCAGAGGTAGCGACTATGATGGACGTTCCGACAACTCAGGTAATTTCGGCTTGTATGTCTCTTGGTATTATGGTTACGATGAATCAGCGTTTAGATGCTGAGACATTGTCTATTGTTGCAGATGAATTTGGTTATGAGGTAGACTTTGTTACTTCTGATATAGAAGAATCAATTGAAGAAATTGTTGATGCACCAGAGGATCTTGTGTTAAGAGCGCCTATCGTTACTGTAATGGGACACGTAGATCATGGTAAAACATCCTTACTGGATTATATTCGTGAAGAGAATGTAATCGCAGGTGAAAGTGGTGGAATTACGCAGCATATTGGTGCGTATGGTGTGCAGTTGGCAAATGGACAGAAAATAGCATTTTTAGATACACCTGGTCACGAAGCCTTTACGGCGATGCGTGCTCGTGGTGCTCAAGTAACGGATATGGCTATTATTGTGATTGCAGCGGATGATGATGTAATGCCGCAGACCAAAGAAGCAATTAGTCATGCACAAGCTGCAGGAGTTCCGATTATTTTTGCAATAAATAAAGTGGATAGACCGGAAGCTAATCCAGAAAAGATAAAAGAGAAGTTGGCTTCTATGAATTTATTGGTAGAAGATTGGGGTGGAAAAATTCAATCTCACGATATCTCTGCTAAAACTGGACAAGGAGTTAAAGAGCTTTTAGAGAAAGTATTGTTAGAAGCTGAAATCTTGGAATTGAAAGCTAATCCAGATCGATTTGCTTCAGGAACAGTAGTGGAAGCTTTCCTTGATAAAGGTAGAGGGTATGTATCTACAATTTTAGTACAAACAGGAACTTTACGTGTTGGAGATTATGTATTAGCTGGTAAGAATAGTGGTAAGGTGAAGGCGATGCAAGATGAACGAGGTAATAATGTTAAAGAAGCAGGGCCATCTACTCCAGTTTCAATTTTAGGTCTCGATGGTGCGCCGCAAGCAGGTGATAAATTTAGTGTGCTTGAAGATGAAAGAGAAGCTAAGGATATAGCATCTAAAAGAGCTCAATTACATAGAGAGCAGTCTGTAAGAACGCAACGACATATTACACTTGATGAGATTGGACGTCGTATTGCTCTCGGAGACTTTAAAGAATTAAATATTATCCTTAAAGGTGATGTGGATGGATCTGTAGAGGCTTTAACGGATTCTTTCCAAAAATTATCTACTGAAGAAATTCATGTAAATATTATACATAAAGCTGTTGGAGCTATTACGGAGAGTGATGTGTTGTTAGCTTCGGCTTCTGATGCAATCATTATTGGGTTTAATGTAAGGCCAGCTGGTAATGCTCGTCAGGTTGCAGATAAAGAAGAAATTGATATCAGAACATATTCGATTATTTATGACGCAATTAATGATCTGAAAGATGCGATGGAAGGTATGTTATCTCCAGTTATGAAAGAGGAGATTACTGGTACCGCAGAAATCAGAGAAACATTTAAGATTTCTAAAGTTGGTACGATCGCTGGTTGTATGGTACAAACTGGAAAGATAATCCGAAATGCTGGTATACGACTAATCCGCGAAGGTGTGGTTGTATATACTGGAGAGTTGTCTTCTTTAAAGAGATTTAAAGACGATGCTAAAGAAGTATCTAAAGGATATGATTGTGGATTACAAGTCAAGAATTATAATGATATTAAAATAGGGGATGTAATTGAATCTTTCCAGGAAGTAGCTGTGAAGAAAAAATTATAG
- a CDS encoding SPOR domain-containing protein: protein MRILNKKNNLLLLGFCFTGITYLSAQDSTNSDNPSVFTTVEMTPPAEPVVTINQDPRIKQLLDIKTKMDKDGVLSENYKIQLYNGNMNEAQKVLKKAEATFPQWKTDIKWETPDFKVWIGNYRSKLETDRALKDIKKEFAGAFPFKPEKK from the coding sequence ATGAGAATTTTAAATAAAAAAAACAACCTTTTACTACTAGGTTTTTGTTTTACAGGAATCACTTATCTGAGCGCACAAGACTCTACTAATTCTGATAATCCGTCGGTTTTTACTACAGTGGAGATGACTCCTCCTGCCGAACCAGTCGTAACCATTAATCAAGATCCTAGAATTAAACAACTACTGGACATCAAAACGAAAATGGATAAAGACGGAGTACTTAGTGAAAATTATAAAATCCAATTATATAATGGAAATATGAATGAAGCTCAAAAGGTTCTAAAAAAAGCAGAAGCAACTTTTCCCCAATGGAAGACTGATATCAAGTGGGAAACTCCAGATTTTAAAGTTTGGATCGGTAACTACAGAAGTAAACTAGAAACAGACCGAGCTTTAAAGGACATCAAAAAAGAATTTGCAGGTGCATTCCCTTTTAAGCCGGAAAAAAAATAA
- the rimP gene encoding ribosome assembly cofactor RimP: MSLKDKVQSLLEEALEERSTLFLIDQKIQPGNSIEIIIDGDEGVTVEDCIAVSRAIEHNLDREEEDFSLQVMSAGVSEGLTHQRQYKKNIGRKLKVKTEDSTTIEGELTSVTGDNITLVWKTREPKPVGKGKITVTKEACVSYKEIQEAKVMITF, translated from the coding sequence ATGTCATTAAAAGATAAAGTTCAGAGTTTATTAGAAGAAGCCCTTGAAGAAAGGTCCACGCTTTTTTTGATTGATCAAAAAATACAACCAGGTAATAGTATTGAGATCATCATTGATGGTGATGAAGGTGTGACTGTAGAAGATTGCATAGCAGTAAGCAGGGCAATTGAACATAATCTGGATCGCGAAGAAGAAGATTTTTCATTACAGGTAATGTCGGCGGGAGTTTCTGAAGGACTAACGCATCAGCGACAGTATAAGAAGAATATAGGAAGAAAATTAAAAGTTAAAACAGAGGATAGTACTACTATAGAAGGAGAATTAACTTCTGTGACAGGTGATAATATAACGTTGGTTTGGAAAACCAGAGAGCCGAAACCAGTGGGTAAAGGAAAAATAACTGTAACAAAAGAAGCTTGTGTTTCTTACAAAGAAATACAAGAAGCAAAAGTTATGATAACATTTTAA
- a CDS encoding polysaccharide deacetylase family protein, whose product MKIIPAKTPDSIKLLFPNYIWDFYARKEKKIYLTFDDGPIPEVTEFVLDQLNLFKAKATFFSIGENIKKHPEVFSRIIAEGHRIGNHTMNHLKARKSAFSKYIENVQECEEKISEHTEIKGKLFRPPYGQLSKSKLTALRKRGYQIILWDVLSKDWDKNTSPEQCFENVINNSKSGSIIVFHDSIKASKNLEFALPKVLKYFTEKGYVFDKI is encoded by the coding sequence TTGAAAATAATACCAGCCAAAACACCAGACAGTATTAAACTATTATTCCCAAATTATATTTGGGATTTCTATGCTAGAAAAGAGAAAAAGATATATCTCACCTTTGATGATGGACCTATTCCTGAAGTTACAGAATTTGTGTTAGATCAATTAAACTTATTTAAAGCAAAAGCTACTTTCTTTTCGATCGGAGAAAACATTAAAAAACATCCTGAGGTTTTTAGCAGAATCATTGCAGAAGGACATCGCATCGGAAATCACACTATGAATCATCTAAAAGCCAGAAAAAGTGCATTTTCTAAATATATAGAGAACGTTCAAGAATGTGAAGAAAAAATAAGTGAACACACAGAAATAAAAGGTAAACTTTTTAGACCTCCATACGGACAATTAAGCAAATCAAAATTAACAGCATTAAGAAAGCGTGGATATCAAATTATATTATGGGATGTTTTATCAAAAGATTGGGATAAAAACACATCCCCAGAACAATGTTTCGAAAATGTAATAAATAATTCAAAAAGCGGAAGTATTATTGTTTTTCACGACAGCATTAAAGCTTCAAAAAATCTAGAATTTGCATTACCCAAGGTACTCAAATACTTTACAGAGAAAGGGTACGTTTTCGACAAGATATAA
- a CDS encoding universal stress protein, translated as MIKKILVPTDFSSQAESALKVAAQIAKKNDCQIYLLHILEMPVHLVDLMSTGASAPAPEAIFFMKQTHKKFEEVMASDYLQGLEIIETVSFEDVLQGIMDSCKKNDIDMIIMGSHGSTGFEELFIGSNAEKVVRTSEKPVLVIKEDCDIFSVNDIVYATNFDDEDKPSLIAAHGFAKQLNAKLHLLWINTANSFKTTNETEEKMNLMIADLPIDNYTLNIYNDINVEKGILNFANSVDAGLIGISTHGRKGLSHFINGSLGEDVVNHAKRPVLTFKI; from the coding sequence ATGATCAAAAAAATTCTAGTACCTACAGATTTTTCTTCTCAAGCCGAAAGCGCCCTCAAAGTAGCGGCACAAATAGCCAAAAAAAATGACTGTCAAATTTATCTTTTACATATTTTAGAAATGCCAGTTCATTTAGTTGACCTAATGTCTACCGGAGCTTCTGCTCCAGCACCAGAGGCTATTTTTTTCATGAAGCAAACTCATAAAAAGTTCGAAGAAGTTATGGCCAGTGATTATTTACAAGGTCTAGAAATAATCGAAACTGTAAGTTTTGAAGATGTACTTCAAGGTATTATGGATTCTTGCAAAAAAAATGATATTGATATGATTATCATGGGATCGCATGGATCCACAGGGTTTGAAGAGTTATTTATCGGATCGAATGCCGAGAAAGTAGTTCGAACCTCCGAAAAACCAGTATTAGTTATCAAAGAAGATTGCGACATCTTTAGCGTTAATGATATTGTTTATGCTACAAATTTTGATGATGAAGATAAACCTTCTTTAATTGCAGCTCACGGATTTGCTAAACAATTGAACGCAAAACTTCATTTATTATGGATAAACACCGCCAATAGTTTCAAAACCACTAACGAAACTGAAGAGAAAATGAATTTAATGATCGCTGATCTTCCTATTGACAATTATACTTTGAATATTTATAATGACATTAATGTAGAAAAAGGAATTCTAAATTTTGCCAATTCCGTGGATGCTGGTTTAATTGGAATTAGTACGCATGGAAGAAAAGGATTATCTCACTTTATAAACGGAAGTCTTGGTGAAGATGTTGTGAATCATGCTAAAAGACCGGTACTAACTTTTAAAATATAA
- the nusA gene encoding transcription termination factor NusA has product MENIALIDSFSEFKDDKLIDRVTLMAILEDVFRNALKKKFGSDDNFDIIINPDKGDLEIWRNRIVVADGEVEDGNQEISLSEAQKIEPDFEIGEDVSQEVKLIDLGRRSILALRQNLISKIHEHDNTNIYKQFKELEGEIYTAEVHHIRHRAIILLDDEGNEIILPKDRQIPSDFFRKGENVRGVIESVELKGNKPAIVMSRTSPLFLEKLFESEIPEVFDGLITVKKVVRIPGEKAKVAVDSYDDRIDPVGACVGMKGSRIHGIVRELGNENIDVINYTNNLQLYITRALSPARVTSIKLNEEGGRAEVMLKPEEVSKAIGRGGHNIRLAGQLTGYEIDVFREGVEEDVELSEFSDEIDSWIIEEFAKIGLDTAKSILEQDIKDLVKRTDLEEETVGEVIRILKSEFED; this is encoded by the coding sequence ATGGAAAACATCGCATTAATAGATTCATTTTCAGAATTTAAGGATGATAAGTTAATCGATCGTGTTACGCTAATGGCGATCTTAGAAGATGTGTTTAGAAATGCATTAAAAAAGAAATTTGGTAGTGATGATAATTTCGATATCATTATAAACCCTGATAAGGGAGATTTAGAAATTTGGAGAAACCGTATTGTAGTTGCTGATGGAGAAGTAGAAGATGGGAATCAGGAAATATCTCTTTCTGAGGCTCAAAAGATAGAACCTGACTTTGAAATAGGAGAAGATGTTTCTCAGGAAGTTAAGTTAATAGATTTAGGTAGACGTTCGATTTTGGCTTTACGTCAAAATTTAATTTCTAAAATACATGAACACGATAATACTAATATTTATAAGCAATTTAAAGAATTAGAAGGAGAGATATATACTGCAGAAGTACATCATATTCGTCATAGAGCGATCATTTTGTTGGATGATGAGGGTAATGAGATAATTTTGCCAAAAGACAGACAGATACCATCTGATTTTTTCAGAAAAGGAGAAAATGTAAGAGGGGTAATTGAATCTGTGGAGTTAAAAGGTAATAAACCTGCAATTGTAATGTCCAGAACTTCTCCTTTGTTTTTAGAGAAATTATTTGAATCTGAGATTCCTGAAGTGTTTGATGGTTTAATTACTGTTAAGAAAGTAGTAAGAATACCTGGTGAAAAAGCGAAGGTTGCTGTAGATTCATATGATGATAGAATAGACCCGGTTGGAGCATGTGTTGGTATGAAAGGGTCTCGTATTCACGGGATTGTTAGGGAGCTAGGAAATGAAAATATAGATGTAATTAATTATACGAATAATTTACAATTATATATTACTAGAGCGTTAAGTCCGGCAAGAGTAACTTCTATTAAGTTAAATGAAGAAGGTGGGCGAGCGGAAGTTATGCTAAAACCCGAAGAAGTTTCTAAAGCAATTGGACGTGGTGGTCATAATATAAGATTAGCAGGTCAATTGACAGGATATGAAATTGATGTATTCAGAGAAGGTGTAGAAGAGGATGTTGAATTATCAGAGTTTTCTGATGAAATTGATTCTTGGATTATAGAAGAATTTGCTAAAATAGGATTAGATACAGCTAAGAGTATTTTAGAACAAGATATTAAAGATTTAGTGAAAAGAACAGATCTTGAGGAAGAGACTGTAGGTGAAGTTATTAGAATATTAAAATCAGAATTTGAAGATTAA
- a CDS encoding DUF2723 domain-containing protein produces the protein MNTFNFKKWNQILGWVVFTIALLVYYLTVEPTASFWDAGEYIATSSKLQVGHPPGAPLFQMIGAFASIFASDPTNIAFVVNMTSAFASAFAILFMFWSITILVKKLIIKDEEFTHGKALATLGSGLVGSLAFAFTDSFWFNAVEAEVYAMATCILSILFYLGLLWERDMHKPRGNRWLILIAFIAGLSFGIHFMGLLSIPAIGLLYYFKNYKVTLKNFIVANIVVVAILLFIFKLLLPSTLKLFGWFEVKFVNALGMPFNSGTIFLGLIIATAFYFILKQTRKREYPLINSAVLCVLFIFIGFSCWIMLPIRANAGTVINENNPNNARELLAYYNLEQYPETHLFYGPQFTEIYAGLDEENPYEDDKPKYEKNLKTGKYDIVNDWKNARQNIDDAQKAFLPRMWSTEHISNYMDFTGPIKFTIKPEYQDESELLEAVTQFRREYAVGKLDNDDYNKFLRSFGDYLNVEKPSFKSNIQYLVEYQMGYMYWRYFMWNFVGRQDDNQGKYTDLEGNWLSGIKFIDEMHLGSQDNLPTDVTKNKARNTYYFLPLLLGLIGFVFQMQRDKKNFWILLVFFLFTGLALKIYLNERPFEPRERDYALVGSFYVFAIWIGFGVYALFDILKNSLKPKLLAPIITTICLLAVPVLLAAQNWDDHDRSNRYTAQAMAKMYLQSCQKDAILFTIGDNDTFALWYAQDIEEYRTDVRTVNTSLFATDWYIDQMKRAAYDGKPIPSQLTHNFYRFGSNDAIYYKPVTNDTMLIKNWMRWIETDDPRTKGDLQNGKKVNTFPTKHIRIPVDKEAVLRSGIVPQKDADLIVPYIDIHLKGDLLFKNRLLMLDIIANNNWERPIYFTGGSFGDDDYLWMKDYLQLDGVTYKLVPIRTPIDKSNPYDMGRIDTDVMYKNVTSWNWGNSEDPNIYHDPETRKNAITYRSNLARLVEALITEGKKEKAKEILDLGMEKMPIEYYEYYTLLEPYVSGYYEVGEKEKARELWNKIAKKYQEQLTYFGSLTLENQYQYASEIVSNVERYRSVVDLLLINQDRDMIEEKAEEFNRYLRLFTRLYSEDEEYDRDQPMTIEELDENNSIGKELLEGAQTIDSLDSIPNS, from the coding sequence ATGAATACATTCAACTTTAAAAAGTGGAATCAAATATTAGGATGGGTAGTTTTTACGATAGCCTTATTAGTCTATTACCTAACCGTTGAACCGACTGCCAGTTTTTGGGATGCCGGCGAGTATATTGCAACCTCTTCTAAATTACAAGTAGGACATCCTCCTGGAGCTCCTTTATTTCAGATGATTGGTGCTTTTGCTTCGATATTCGCATCAGATCCAACTAACATAGCGTTTGTAGTAAATATGACTTCAGCTTTTGCGAGTGCATTTGCTATTCTTTTTATGTTTTGGTCTATAACAATTCTGGTAAAGAAGCTAATTATAAAAGATGAAGAATTCACGCATGGCAAAGCGTTAGCAACACTAGGAAGTGGACTGGTAGGGTCACTTGCATTTGCTTTTACCGATAGTTTTTGGTTTAATGCAGTAGAGGCCGAAGTGTATGCGATGGCAACTTGTATATTATCGATACTTTTCTATCTTGGATTACTATGGGAAAGAGACATGCACAAACCCAGAGGAAATCGTTGGCTAATCTTAATTGCTTTTATCGCTGGACTTTCTTTTGGAATTCACTTCATGGGATTACTTTCTATTCCTGCTATTGGATTACTTTATTATTTTAAAAATTATAAGGTCACCCTAAAAAACTTCATTGTTGCTAACATTGTAGTTGTTGCCATATTACTATTCATTTTTAAATTACTATTACCATCTACTTTAAAGCTATTCGGATGGTTTGAAGTAAAATTTGTTAACGCTTTAGGGATGCCCTTCAATTCAGGAACCATCTTTTTAGGCCTTATAATTGCAACTGCATTCTATTTTATTTTAAAGCAAACACGAAAAAGAGAATATCCTTTAATTAACTCTGCAGTACTTTGCGTATTATTTATTTTCATTGGATTCTCATGTTGGATAATGCTACCTATTAGAGCAAATGCAGGAACTGTTATTAATGAAAATAACCCTAATAATGCGCGTGAATTATTAGCATACTATAATCTGGAACAATATCCAGAAACCCATTTGTTTTATGGACCACAATTTACCGAAATATATGCTGGACTAGACGAGGAAAATCCATATGAAGATGACAAACCTAAATATGAGAAGAATCTAAAAACAGGAAAATACGACATTGTAAACGACTGGAAAAATGCCAGACAGAATATCGATGATGCTCAAAAAGCATTTTTACCTAGAATGTGGAGTACAGAACATATATCAAACTATATGGATTTTACTGGTCCTATAAAGTTTACCATTAAGCCAGAATATCAAGATGAATCAGAGTTATTGGAAGCGGTAACACAGTTTAGAAGAGAATATGCTGTAGGAAAGCTTGATAATGATGATTATAATAAATTCTTACGCTCCTTTGGAGATTATCTTAATGTAGAGAAACCTTCATTTAAATCAAATATACAGTATCTGGTAGAGTATCAAATGGGATATATGTACTGGAGATATTTTATGTGGAATTTTGTTGGGAGGCAGGATGACAATCAAGGAAAATATACTGATCTAGAAGGTAACTGGTTAAGTGGTATCAAATTCATAGACGAGATGCATTTAGGATCTCAGGATAATTTACCAACTGATGTAACAAAGAATAAAGCTCGTAATACATACTACTTTTTACCACTATTATTAGGACTTATTGGTTTTGTATTCCAAATGCAACGCGATAAAAAGAATTTCTGGATTCTATTAGTCTTTTTCTTATTTACTGGTCTAGCATTAAAAATATATCTCAATGAAAGACCTTTTGAGCCTAGAGAACGAGATTATGCACTGGTTGGATCATTTTATGTTTTCGCCATCTGGATTGGTTTTGGAGTCTATGCCTTATTTGATATCCTCAAAAACTCCCTGAAACCAAAGCTACTGGCGCCTATAATAACTACAATATGCCTGCTTGCAGTACCTGTATTATTAGCTGCACAGAATTGGGATGACCATGATCGTTCTAATAGATATACTGCTCAAGCAATGGCAAAAATGTATCTACAATCTTGTCAGAAAGACGCTATTCTTTTTACTATTGGTGATAATGACACATTTGCCTTGTGGTATGCACAGGATATAGAAGAATATAGAACAGATGTAAGAACTGTGAATACTAGCCTTTTTGCAACAGACTGGTATATTGATCAGATGAAACGTGCAGCTTATGATGGAAAACCTATCCCATCTCAGTTAACTCATAATTTCTATCGATTTGGGAGTAATGACGCTATTTATTACAAGCCAGTTACCAATGATACTATGCTTATTAAAAACTGGATGCGATGGATCGAAACAGACGACCCGAGAACCAAAGGTGATCTACAAAACGGGAAAAAAGTTAATACATTCCCTACTAAGCATATCAGAATCCCTGTAGATAAAGAAGCTGTTCTTAGAAGCGGGATTGTGCCACAAAAGGATGCAGATCTAATCGTACCCTATATAGACATACATTTAAAAGGAGACTTACTTTTCAAAAATCGCTTACTAATGTTGGACATCATTGCTAACAATAATTGGGAGAGGCCTATATATTTTACTGGAGGTAGTTTTGGAGATGATGATTATTTATGGATGAAGGATTACCTACAATTAGATGGTGTAACGTATAAATTGGTTCCAATCAGAACCCCAATAGACAAAAGTAATCCATATGATATGGGACGTATTGATACAGATGTTATGTATAAAAATGTAACAAGTTGGAATTGGGGAAATAGTGAAGATCCTAATATTTATCACGATCCGGAAACTCGTAAAAATGCCATAACCTACAGAAGTAATCTCGCTAGATTAGTGGAAGCACTTATTACAGAAGGGAAAAAGGAAAAGGCTAAAGAAATTCTTGATCTGGGAATGGAAAAAATGCCTATCGAGTATTATGAATACTACACATTATTAGAACCATACGTTAGTGGATACTATGAAGTAGGAGAAAAAGAAAAGGCACGTGAATTATGGAATAAAATTGCTAAAAAATATCAGGAGCAACTCACTTATTTTGGAAGTCTTACTTTAGAAAATCAATATCAATATGCTAGTGAAATTGTAAGTAATGTAGAACGTTATAGAAGTGTTGTAGATTTATTACTTATTAATCAGGATAGAGATATGATCGAAGAAAAAGCAGAAGAGTTTAATAGATATCTTAGACTATTTACAAGACTCTATTCTGAAGATGAAGAGTATGATAGAGACCAACCAATGACAATAGAGGAATTAGATGAGAATAATTCAATTGGAAAAGAACTTTTAGAAGGTGCCCAAACTATTGATTCTTTAGACAGTATACCAAATTCATAA